One window of Fusarium keratoplasticum isolate Fu6.1 chromosome 2, whole genome shotgun sequence genomic DNA carries:
- a CDS encoding NADPH--cytochrome P450 reductase — protein MAELDTLDVIVLGAILLGTLAYFTKGKVWGVTKDPYANGFAAGAAARPGRTRNIVEKMEESGKNCVVFYGSQTGTAEDYASRLAKEGKSRFGLDTMVADLEEYDFDNLDTIPSDKVVMFVLATYGEGEPTDNAVDFYEFITGEDASFTEDNDPPLGNLNYVAFGLGNNTYEHYNSMVRNVNKALEKLGAHRIGEAGEGDDGAGTMEEDFLAWKDPMWEALAKKLGLEEREAVYEPTFAITERDDLTPESTEVYLGEPNKMHLEGTAKGPFNTHNPYIAPIAESRELFSAKDRNCLHMEVDISGSNLRYETGDHIAVWPTNPGEEVTRFLDILDLSAKQHEVVNVKALEPTAKVPFPNPTTYDAILRYHLEICAPVSRQFVSTLAAFAPNDEIKAEMNRLGNDKDYFHEKTTPHYYNIARFLAAVSKGEKWTKIPFSAFIEGITKLQPRYYSISSSSLVQPKKISITAVVESQMIPGRGDPFRGVATNYLLALKQKQNGDSNPTPFGQSYEIMGPRNKYDGIHVPVHVRHSNFKLPSDPGKPVIMIGPGTGVAPFRAFVQERAKQAQDGIEVGKTLLFFGCRKPTEDFMYESEWEEYKKALGDKFELITAFSRQSSKKVYVQHRLKERSKEVSDLLSQKAYFYVCGDAANMAREVNNVLAQILAEGRGVSEAKGEEIVKNMRAANQYQEDVWS, from the exons atggctgaaCTCGACACTCTGGACGTTATCGTCCTCggcgccatcctcctcggcacCCTCGCATACTTTACCAAGGGCAAGGTATGGGGCGTCACCAAGGACCCCTACGCCAACGGCTTCGCTGCTGGCGCCGCAGCAAGGCCTGGGCGCACAAGGAACAtcgttgagaagatggaagagtCTGGCAAGAACTGCGTCGTCTTCTACGGCTCCCAGACCGGCACCGCTGAGGACTATGCTTCGCGTCTCGCCAAGGAAGGCAAGAGCCGATTCGGTCTCGATACCATGGTCGCCGATCTTGAAGAATACGATTTTGACAATCTCGACACTATTCCCAGCGACAAGGTCGTCATGTTCGTCCTCGCTACCTACGGTGAGGGAGAGCCCACCGATAACGCTGTCGACTTCTACGAATTCATCACCGGCGAGGACGCCAGCTTCACTGAGGACAACGATCCTCCTCTGGGCAACCTCAACTACGTCGCTTTCGGTCTCGGCAACAACACCTACGAGCACTACAACTCGATGGTTCGCAACGTCAACAAGGCCCTTGAAAAGCTCGGCGCTCACCGCATCGGCGAAGCTGGTGAGGGTGACGACGGCGCTGGCACCATGGAAGAGGACTTTCTGGCCTGGAAGGACCCCATGTGGGAGGCTTTGGCTAAGaagcttggcctcgaggagcGTGAGGCCGTGTACGAGCCTACCTTTGCTATCACCGAACGCGACGACCTGACCCCCGAATCCACTGAAGTCTATCTCGGCGAGCCCAACAAGATGCACCTCGAAGGCACTGCCAAGGGACCTTTCAACACCCACAACCCCTATATTGCGCCTATTGCCGAGTCTCGGGAATTGTTCTCCGCCAAGGACCGAAACTGCCTCCACATGGAAGTCGATATCAGCGGTTCGAACCTCAGGTACGAGACTGGAGATCACATTGCTGTCTGGCCCACCAACCCTGGCGAGGAAGTCACCCGTTtcctcgatatcctcgaTCTGTCCGCAAAGCAACACGAAGTCGTCAATGTCAAGGCCCTGGAACCCACCGCCAAGGTCCCCTTCCCCAACCCTACGACCTACGATGCTATCCTCCGGTACCACCTCGAGATCTGTGCTCCTGTTTCTCGTCAATTTGTTTCTACCCTGGCCGCCTTTGCTCCCAacgacgagatcaaggctgagatgaACCGACTTGGCAACGACAAGGATTATTTCCATGAGAAGACTACCCCCCATTACTACAACATCGCGCGTTTCCTGGCTGCTGTTAGCAAGGGCGAGAAGTGGACTAAGATTCCCTTCTCTGCCTTTATCGAAGGTATTACCAAGCTCCAGCCTCGTTACTactccatctcgtcctcgtctttgGTCCAGCCTAAGAAGATTTCCATCACTGCCGTCGTTGAGTCCCAGATGATTCCTGGACGTGGTGATCCTTTCCGCGGCGTTGCCACCAACTATCTCCTGGCCctgaagcagaagcagaatgGTGACTCCAACCCCACGCCCTTTGGCCAGAGCTACGAAATCATGGGTCCCCGCAACAAGTATGATGGTATTCACGTTCCTGTCCATGTTCGTCACTCCAACTTCAAGCTGCCCTCGGACCCTGGTAAGCCCGTCATCATGATTGGCCCGGGAACTGGTGTTGCCCCTTTCCGTGCTTTCGTTCAGGAACGTGCCAAGCAGGCACAGGATGGAATCGAAGTTGGCAAGACTCTCTTGTTCTTTGGATGCCGAAAGCCTACTGAGGATTTCATGTACGAGTCTGAGTGGGAG GAGTACAAGAAGGCTCTTGGCGACAAGTTCGAACTCATCACTGCCTTTTCCCGACAATCTTCCAAGAAGGTGTACGTGCAGCACCGACTCAAGGAGCGATCAAAGGAGGTCAGCGATCTGCTGTCCCAGAAGGCCTACTTTTATGTTTGCGGCGATGCTGCAAACATGGCGCGCGAGGTCAACAATGTCTTGGCACAGATCTTGGCTGAGGGACGTGGCGTTtccgaggccaagggcgaggagattGTGAAGAACATGAGGGCGGCGAACCAGTACCAG GAGGATGTCTGGTCATGA
- a CDS encoding Aldedh domain-containing protein, whose amino-acid sequence MSTVKGDNLPFRLADPTLWHQDSYVHGQWVSAASSKRFDVLDPGSGKVWATCPDNGPQDVDAAITSSHRAFQEYSVLNPRKRAQLLLAWHGLISNARDDLAKLLTYETGKPLSEAHAEIEYSLGFTWWFAGEAERIQGSISIPSAPNRRVLVIKQPIGVSIALVPWNFPVAMILRKAGAALAAGCTMVVKPSPETPLTCLALADLATRAGFPDGVFNILTTSLENTPSLSEAMCVHPLVKKVTFTGSTRVGKIVAGLCARNLKKCTLELGGNCPFIVFDDADLEQALDQLMTLKWRNAGQACISANRVYVQAGVYDKFAAMFVEKTSKLNIGHGAAPNTTFGAVTTPVGLEKAEAQVQDAVSRGAKLALGSGKPFAPAGQGSGGYFMEPVVLTNMDSSMKMSCEETFGPVCGLFKFDTEDEAIKLANDSSMGLASYAFTKNADRLWRMFEKLEAGMIGLNTGNGSAAESPFGGIKESGYGKESGKDVAVAEYLIQKTGTWTINSNII is encoded by the exons ATGTCCACGGTCAAGGGAGACAATCTCCCCTTCCGACTTGCAGATCCTACACTATGGCATCAGGACTCTTACGTCCACGGGCAATGGGTATCCGCAGCGTCCTCAAAGCGATTTGATGTTCTTGATCCAGGCAGCGGAAAAGTCTGGGCCACATGCCCAGACAATGGACCTCAAGATGTCGACGCAGCCATCACGTCTTCCCACAGAGCCTTTCAAGAATACAGCGTCCTTAACCCCCGCAAGAGAGCCCAGCTGCTTCTCGCCTGGCATGGACTCATCAGCAATGCCCGTGACGACCTGGCCAAGCTCTTGACGTATGAAACCGGAAAGCCCCTTTCTGAGGCGCACGCAGAGATCGAGTACTCTCTGGGCTTTACGTGGTGGTttgctggagaagcagaacgCATCCAGGGCTCCATCAGCATCCCTTCTGCCCCCAATAGGAGGGTCCTGGTGATCAAGCAGCCCATCGGCGTCTCCATTGCTCTGGTGCCTTGGAATTTCCCTGTGGCCATGATTCTCCGAAAGGCAGGCGCTGCTCTTGCAGCTGGCTGCACCATGGTCGTGAAGCCGTCTCCCGAGACCCCCTTAACCTGCCTAGCCCTGGCCGACCTCGCCACGAGAGCAGGGTTCCCCGACGGCGTCTTCAATATCCTGACAACCTCTCTCGAGAACACGCCCAGCCTCTCGGAGGCCATGTGCGTGCATCCGCTGGTCAAAAAGGTGACCTTCACCGGGAGCACGCGAGTGGGCAAGATCGTGGCCGGCTTGTGCGCGCGAAACTTGAAGAAATGCACGCTCGAGCTCGGAGGCAACTGTCCCTTCATTGTgtttgacgatgccgaccTCGAGCAAGCCCTCGATCAGCTCATGACGTTGAAATGGAGGAAcgctggccaagcttgcaTATCTGCGAATCGTGTCTACGTCCAGGCGGGCGTCTATGACAAGTTTGCAGCCATGTTTGTCGAGAAGACGAGCAAGCTTAATATCGGCCACGGTGCAGCCCCTAACACGACATTCGGCGCAGTAACAACACCCGTCGGGCTGGAAAAGGCGGAGGCGCAGGTTCAAGACGCAGTTTCACGCGGCGCAAAGCTGGCTCTTGGATCTGGAAAGCCATTCGCTCCTGCTGGACAAGGAAGCGGCGGCTACTTCATGGAGCCAGTTGTGCTGACCAACATGGACTCCTCCATGAAGATGAGCTGCGAGGAGACATTCGGCCCTGTCTGCGGACTCTTCAAGTTTGATACGGAGGACGAAGCGATCAAGCTGGCCAACGACAGTAGCATGGGACTAGCAAGTTATGCCTTTACCAAGAACGCCGATCGTCTGTGGAGGatgtttgagaagctcgaaGCAGGCATGATCGGGCTG AACACTGGGAATGGTTCTGCGGCCGAGAGCCCGTTTGGTGGAATCAAGGAGAGTGGCTATGGCAAGGAGAGCGGCAAGGAtgtggctgttgctgagTATCTGATTCAAAAGACTGGGACTTGGACTATCAACTCGAATATTATATGA
- a CDS encoding Ornithine aminotransferase codes for MAPSATDILPEASSASNKDLTLSKQTSHYVDLWSKHVRGGFATFPVAVESAQDHIITDVDGKKYIDFISQFAVMNFGYSHPKIAKAAAEQIQKMPLVGTAYISPLYAKFAERITTKFGYDSIATMLSGSEAVESAVKIARKWAYTKKGISEGEAWILTTDQCYHGLTLATMPLATVVAKNFGQHVPNVGPYAPTSGKLIQYGDVEVLEETFKQDGRKIAAFLVEAVQGWAGTRFPPKGYLKAVQELCNKYNILFICDEIQSGYGRTGKDLAYQHEEGVHPDLVTLGKAVTGGFYPMSVIMGKKDVMDVLGKNEVLSTFGAAPVACAAAIASLEVLEEEKISERSQRLGELLAKTVKKLSPPHIKELRGGALFQSLVLDESVPGVTARRVAALAALRGVLVGIGAGRLRFSPPITITEEDLVKAIEIVVQALKDVTTLGDFPGSDFIN; via the exons ATGGCTCCCTCTGCCACGGATATCCTGCCCGAGGCCAGTAGCGCCTCTAACAAGGACCTCACTCTGTCCAAGCAGACCTCGCATTATGTCGACTTGTGGTCCAAACATGTCCGAGGAGGCTTTGCAACGTTCCCT GTGGCCGTCGAGAGTGCCCAAGACCACATCATCACCGATGTAGATGGGAAGAAGTACATAGACTTCATCTCTCAGTTCGCCGTCATGAACTTTGGCTATTCTCACCCCAAAATTGCCAAAGCTGCCGCTGAGCAAATTCAAAAGATGCCGCTCGTCGGCACTGCCTACATCAGCCCTCTCTATGCCAAGTTTGCAGAGCGCATCACAACG AAATTCGGATACGACTCTATTGCAACCATGCTCAGCGGCTCTGAAGCTGTCGAGTCCGCTGTCAAGATCGCTCGCAAGTGGGCTTACACCAAGAAGGGCATCTCGGAGGGTGAAGCCTGGATCCTCACCACCGATCAGTGTTATCACGGGTTGACACTAGCAACCATGCCTCTTGCTACCGTCGTTGCAAAGA ACTTTGGCCAACACGTTCCCAATGTCGGCCCGTATGCGCCAACGAGTGGAAAGCTGATTCAGTATGGGGATGTGGAAGTGCTTGAGGAAACCTTCAAGCAAGATGGCCGCAAGATCGCAGCTTTCCTAGTCGAAGCTGTTCAGGGTTGGGCTGG TACTCGCTTCCCACCAAAGGGATATCTCAAGGCTGTGCAAGAACTCTGCAACAAGTAcaacatcctcttcatctgcgaCGAGATCCAGTCGGGTTATGGACGAACTGGAAAAGACTTGGCCTACCAGCACGAAGAAGGCGTCCATCCAGATCTGGTCACCCTTGGAAAGGCGGTAACCGGAG GCTTTTACCCCATGTCTGTCATCATGGGCAAGAAggatgtgatggatgtcCTTGGTAAGAACGAGGTCCTCTCAACCTTTGGCGCAGCCCCTGTCGCATGCGCTGCAGCCATAGCTTCTCTTGAAGTTCTCGAGGAAGAAAAGATCTCGGAGCGCTCTCAACGTCTAGGAGAACTACTCGCCAAGACAGTCAAGAAGCTGTCGCCCCCTCACATCAAGGAACTCCGAGGAGGTGCCCTCTTCCAATCTCTTGTTCTAGACGAGTCTGTCCCTGGCGTCACCGCTCGACGGGTAGCTGCACTGGCAGCGCTCAGAGGAGTTTTGGTGGGCATCGGAGCTGGTCGCCTGCGCTTCAGCCCGCCAATCACCATTACTGAGGAAGATCTTGTCAAGGCTATCGAGATTGTCGTACAGGCTCTGAAGGATGTTACTACTTTGGGCGATTTCCCTGGCAGCGACTTTATCAACTAG
- a CDS encoding Spindle pole body component: MAEPDDLSTVFDVPDLWKRSKWHARLNDDLDRPDPFFSPSLKSHDLDSSLVQLSSIAVEKNGFFQLPSLQPEEAEPEGTTSSNDVPTPKETIHDAEPTDDLWMDIDELEAKTAEHKTWDGFIAGGSTVGQPHMVTEAGAGVYDALLTWSMDPLELKNSDTPIIDAKAYFTSLLALALGQESVFFLRPDKGRSLAPALPSMRVSGYSRDVLEGLEKQCHKCGLMFLELQSFVQTTYSKRTNRCGVALAGALDQVLKDVQQHVAVSGQNPRSLLELQSTVKGLLAILAPFRRLTSKFRKGYTDEHVLSYVFHEAYSVDYGEEQLRGIMREVLQRVSQPWIEFLEEWIGTKREEGLPLTKANVGESKGFIKVDKEKYMDDFGQEVEDVDFRLDENKMPHFMPYDIAKSIFETGKNLRFIRTCHPEHPLATPNILEVTQPPKVGWLYDWDAIHELEARVNEYRANLFEAVQKARTHQASDQHEEQDLLKRYMLPLASGAELQYHGIEADQMEQRLLASIEQFNQPLPDHGAEDSLSQVVRQRLSGAYRPPAQRPDFAPHWSLLPVLSFGGIASAQSYVVNQESLRLLFSNHDLRSHLKMHRDFHMFGNGLFVSRLSHALFDPELETAERQAGVARQGGVMGLRLGGRDTWPPASSELRLALMGVLAESFTSDNGFSKERLTSISRDSTELPGDLSFGVRDLSEEEIEKCMNPDSLEALDFLRLSYKAPGPLSSIITPVILTQYDRIFKFLLRILRMLYVINQLFRDVNSRTTQWYDPEDISYRFAREAHHFVSGITSFFFDSGIAIPWQAFEAKLNKIESDLNNPDLSSTPETVESPDRLREFHSRVLDRIMLSLFLRKRQQPVLKLLDEIFVSLLAYSKFSRMKAMGIGPDTSPEETRDEIKRLYKNFKTKVQIFATVCRALTEKSRSTSNKVSDDLGLKQEGIGEDHMVAQLLMKLEMNDYYTKG; the protein is encoded by the exons ATGGCTGAACCTGATGATCTATCAACCGTTTTTGATGTCCCCGACTTATGGAAGAGGTCAAAATGGCACGCGCGGCTAAACGACGATCTTGACCGACCGGATCCCTTCTTCTCACCCAGTCTCAAAAGTC ATGATCTAGACTCTAGTTTAGTGCAATTATCATCAATAGCCGTCGAGAAGAATGGTTTCTTCCAGCTACCGTCCCTACAGCCTGAAGAGGCTGAGCCCGAAGgcaccacctcctccaacgatGTCCCGACCCCCAAAGAGACCATTCATGATGCGGAGCCGACGGACGATTTATGGATGGATATCGACGAGCTGGAGGCAAAGACTGCCGAGCACAAGACTTGGGACGGCTTTATTGCCGGTGGATCAACAGTTGGTCAACCACATATGGTAACCgaagctggtgctggtgtctACGATGCCCTCCTGACGTGGTCGATGGACCCTCTGGAGCTCAAGAACTCGGACACACCTATTATCGATGCCAAGGCCTACTTCACCTCGCTACTTGCTTTGGCACTTGGGCAAGAGTCAGTTTTCTTCCTCAGGCCAGACAAGGGACGGTCTTTGGCGCCAGCATTGCCCAGCATGCGTGTTTCGGGGTATTCGAGAGATGTCCTCGAAGGATTAGAGAAGCAGTGTCACAAATGTGGTTTGATGTTCTTGGAACTTCAATCCTTTGTCCAAACCACATATTCAAAGCGTACTAACCGGTGTGGTGTTGCTTTGGCTGGTGCCCTTGACCAGGTCCTCAAGGATGTCCAGCAGCATGTGGCGGTATCTGGTCAGAATCCCCGATCACTTTTGGAACTGCAGTCAACTGTCAAAGGGCTTTTGGCAATCTTGGCCCCCTTTCGCAGACTAACGTCGAAATTTCGCAAGGGATACACGGATGAGCACGTCCTCTCTTACGTGTTTCACGAAGCTTATTCGGTTGACTATGGCGAGGAGCAACTGCGTGGGATCATGCGTGAGGTTTTGCAACGAGTCTCACAGCCATGGATTGAGTTCCTAGAGGAATGGATCGGAACCAAGCGGGAAGAAGGCCTCCCACTAACAAAAGCCAACGTTGGTGAGAGCAAGGGAttcatcaaggtcgacaaggAGAAATATATGGATGACTTTGGTCAAGAGGTGGAAGATGTCGATTTCCGCTTGGATGAGAACAAGATGCCGCACTTTATGCCATACGACATTGCCAAGTCCATCTTTGAGACGGGCAAGAATCTGCGGTTCATTAGGACATGCCACCCAGAACACCCCTTGGCGACGCCGAATATCCTCGAGGTGACTCAACCTCCCAAGGTCGGCTGGCTTTACGATTGGGACGCTATCCACGAACTCGAGGCTCGGGTTAACGAGTACCGGGCCAATCTCTTTGAGGCGGTTCAAAAGGCCAGGACGCATCAAGCGTCAGACCAGCATGAGGAGCAGGATCTTCTGAAGCGTTACATGCTTCCGTTGGCTTCCGGGGCCGAATTGCAATACCATGGCATCGAGGCGGACCAAATGGAACAGCGACTCTTGGCGTCCATCGAGCAGTTCAACCAGCCTCTGCCTGATCATGGGGCCGAGGATTCTCTGAGCCAAGTTGTCCGCCAAAGGCTGTCTGGGGCCTATCGACCTCCCGCCCAACGTCCTGATTTTGCGCCTCACTGGTCACTGCTCCCAGTGTTGTCCTTCGGTGGTATTGCTTCAGCCCAATCCTATGTGGTCAACCAAGAGAGTCTGCGACTTCTGTTTAGTAACCATGACTTGCGCAGCCATCTCAAGATGCACCGCGACTTCCACATGTTTGGAAATGGATTATTCGTCAGTCGCTTATCACACGCCTTGTTCGACCCTGAGTTGGAGACAGCTGAACGCCAAGCTGGAGTCGCACGACAGGGTGGTGTCATGGGCCTTCGCCTTGGAGGTCGAGATACTTGGCCACCAGCGAGCTCTGAGCTACGGCTCGCGCTGATGGGTGTCCTGGCGGAGAGCTTTACATCCGACAATGGCTTTTCCAAGGAAAGGTTGACCAGTATATCCAGGGACTCGACCGAACTGCCGGGAGACCTGAGCTTTGGTGTGCGAGATCTGTCGGAagaggagattgagaagtGCATGAATCCAGATTCTCTAGAGGCTCTCGACTTTCTCCGCTTGTCCTACAAGGCGCCAGGTCCCCTGTCCAGCATCATTACTCCAGTCATCTTGACACAGTATGATCGCATCTTCAAGTTTCTGCTAAGAATCCTGAGGATGCTATACGTAATCAACCAGCTCTTCCGGGACGTCAACTCCAGAACGACCCAATGGTACGACCCTGAGGACATCTCATATCGATTTGCTCGAGAGGCACACCACTTCGTGTCAGGCATCACTTCATTCTTTTTCGATTCGGGCATTGCTATCCCTTGGCAAGCTTTCGAGGCCAAGCTGAACAAGATTGAGTCAGATCTGAACAACCCAGACCTCAGCAGCACACCAGAAACGGTCGAGAGTCCTGACAGGCTTCGAGAATTTCACTCGCGAGTCTTAGACCGGATCATGCTCTCTCTGTTCCTCAGAAAGAGACAGCAGCCGGTTTTGAAGCTTCTCGATGAAATATTCGTCTCTCTACTGGCGTATTCCAAGTTCTCTCGAATGAAAGCCATGGGGATAGGCCCAGACACAAGCCCTGAAGAAACACGAGACGAGATTAAGCGACTCTACAAGAacttcaagaccaaggttCAAATTTTTGCGACCGTTTGCCGAGCATTGACAGAAAAGAGTCGATCTACAAGCAACAAGGTGTCGGACGACTTGGGACTGAAACAGGAGGGCATTGGAGAAGATCACATGGTGGCCCAGCTTCTGATGAAACTGGAGATGAACGACTATTACACCAAGGGCTAG
- a CDS encoding DASH complex subunit ASK1, producing MSRQSNAARNLSLTEELERLEQSITLTLQEIDHNFSKSHRIVTTSILPLVEQYGEHSRAVWEASKFWKQFFEASANVSLSGYEELANDDETTNVEESTAMREDTTADYTAQHDDDMTATTGAEHSTFHADDSLLDDAELSGSTPRPPASKTRTRFSDMQSPYETMKREMQDEEDETTVLQDNEDSTVLFAQHTARLPDMAMTPRNKFDDDHTIEQSAQANKDPLLHRLLDKNYRIQATPHKPAYRISPLKSNQPKKETPAWKDDSPGSSPEMAVPTLRSEAFMSPYKSNARQRLAAATQGPRTPGVSVQTPATARKTRDVFAEESTIASGKKKYEIDWESDEEDEDIDLYAGMSPPKTIQFALPPSKLLQTPAREASQRIVGDILLDAGVDPDSSEYSPTMVKMNEDILNDSF from the exons ATGTCTCGACAAAGCAACGCAGCTCGTAATCTGTCTTTGACAGAAGAGCTCGAGAGACTGGAACAATCCATCACCCTCACTCTCCAAG AAATCGATCACAACTTCAGCAAGTCGCATCGCATCGTGACTACAAGCATCCTCCCCCTAGTCGAGCAGTATGGAGAACATTCGCGCGCTGTATGGGAGGCATCAAAG TTCTGGAAACAGTTCTTCGAGGCCTCGGCCAACGTTTCCCTCTCCGGCTACGAAGAGCTCGCGAACGATGACGAGACGACCAATGTTGAGGAGAGCACGGCCATGAGGGAAGATACCACCGCGGACTATACCGCCcaacatgatgatgacatgACGGCCACGACCGGCGCCGAGCATTCCACCTTCCACGCCGACGACTCGCTcctcgatgatgccgagCTCTCGGGCAGCACCCCCCGACCCCCAGCGTCCAAGACCCGGACGCGATTCTCCGATATGCAGTCGCCGTATGAAACCATGAAGCGAGAGATgcaggacgaggaggatgagacgACCGTGCTGCAAGATAACGAGGACTCGACCGTCCTATTCGCCCAGCACACCGCCAGACTTCcagacatggccatgacgCCACGGAACAAGTTTGACGACGATCATACAATCGAACAATCGGCGCAAGCGAACAAGGATCCCCTGctccatcgcctcctcgacaagaacTACCGCATCCAGGCCACACCACACAAACCCGCCTATCGTATCTCCCCCCTCAAGAGCaaccagcccaagaaggagacccCCGCATGGAAGGACGACTCTCCCGGCTCGTCCCCCGAGATGGCAGTGCCCACCCTCCGCAGCGAGGCATTCATGTCGCCGTACAAGAGCAACGCCCGGCAGCGCCTCGCAGCAGCCACGCAGGGTCCCAGAACGCCTGGCGTCAGCGTGCAGACGccggcgacggcgaggaaGACGCGAGATGTATTTGCTGAAGAAAGTACTATTGCTAGTGGAAAGAAGAAGTATGAGATTGACTGggagagcgacgaggaggacgaggatatTGATCTTTACGCTGGCATGAGTCCACCCAAGACGATCCAGTTTGCCCTGCCTCCATCTAAGCTTTTACAGACACCTG CACGAGAAGCCAGCCAGAGAATTGTTGGCGATATTCTCCTCGATGCCGGCGTTGATCCAGACTCATCCGAGTACAGCCCTaccatggtcaagatgaacGAGGATATTCTCAACGATAGTTTCTAA